The following are encoded in a window of Flavobacteriales bacterium genomic DNA:
- the rpsM gene encoding 30S ribosomal protein S13 has protein sequence MARIAGIDLPKNKRGCIGLTYIYGIGRSAALDILSAVDVDPDTKVDDWTDEEQGRIRQYITEHVKTEGALRSEVQLSIKRLMDIGSYRGLRHRSGLPVRGQRTRTNSRTRKGKRKTVANKKKATK, from the coding sequence ATGGCACGCATAGCAGGCATAGACCTACCCAAGAACAAGCGAGGCTGCATCGGCCTCACGTACATCTATGGCATCGGCCGCAGCGCCGCGCTGGACATCCTCAGCGCGGTGGACGTGGACCCGGACACCAAGGTGGACGACTGGACCGATGAGGAGCAGGGCCGCATCCGCCAGTACATCACCGAGCATGTGAAGACCGAGGGTGCACTGCGCAGCGAGGTGCAGCTCAGCATCAAGCGCCTGATGGACATCGGCAGCTACAGGGGCCTGCGCCACCGCTCGGGCCTGCCCGTGCGCGGCCAGCGCACCCGCACCAACAGCCGCACCCGCAAGGGCAAGCGCAAGACCGTGGCCAACAAGAAGAAAGCGACCAAGTAA
- the ykgO gene encoding type B 50S ribosomal protein L36 has product MKVRASLKPRSADCKIVRRKGRLYIINKKNPKFKQRQG; this is encoded by the coding sequence TGAAGGTCAGGGCCTCCCTCAAACCACGCTCCGCGGACTGCAAGATCGTCCGCCGCAAGGGGCGTCTGTACATCATCAACAAGAAGAACCCGAAGTTCAAGCAACGTCAGGGTTAA